A window from Vibrio orientalis CIP 102891 = ATCC 33934 encodes these proteins:
- the thiS gene encoding sulfur carrier protein ThiS has translation MTSSLQQSTTPEFAADTGVITIAINEQSHQVATGSNLQQIISQFELPEIGCVFAINNNVVPRSEWASTVLSQGDSISLFQAIAGG, from the coding sequence TACAACAATCAACTACACCAGAGTTTGCTGCTGATACAGGTGTGATAACCATTGCTATTAACGAGCAATCACACCAAGTTGCAACTGGTTCGAATCTACAGCAAATCATCAGTCAATTTGAACTTCCTGAAATTGGCTGTGTTTTTGCAATCAACAATAATGTTGTGCCGCGCAGTGAGTGGGCGAGCACAGTACTTTCACAGGGAGATAGTATCTCTCTGTTTCAAGCGATCGCAGGGGGCTAA
- a CDS encoding thiazole synthase, whose translation MLKIGDKQFKSRLFTGTGKFANSQLMAKAIQVSGSQLATMALKRVDINDQQDDILRPLVESGVNLLPNTSGAKNAKDAVFAAQLAREALGTNWLKLEIHPDPKYLMPDPIETLAAAEQLVLQGFIVLPYCHADPVLCKRLEEVGCAAVMPLGAPIGSNKGVVSHDFLEIIIDQANVPVVVDAGIGAPSHAARAMEMGADAVLVNTAIAASSDPVAMAKAFKMAVESGRMAYEAGLAGKVSHAVASSPLTSFLDEL comes from the coding sequence ATGCTAAAAATTGGAGATAAACAATTCAAATCGCGACTGTTCACGGGCACAGGAAAATTTGCTAATAGCCAGTTGATGGCTAAAGCGATTCAAGTGTCAGGGTCGCAACTGGCTACCATGGCTTTGAAGCGTGTAGATATTAATGACCAACAAGATGATATTTTGCGGCCACTAGTTGAATCCGGCGTTAACTTGCTACCCAATACATCAGGTGCAAAGAATGCCAAGGACGCAGTATTTGCTGCTCAGCTTGCGCGCGAGGCATTGGGTACCAACTGGCTAAAACTTGAAATTCACCCAGATCCGAAATATTTAATGCCCGATCCAATAGAGACTCTTGCCGCGGCAGAACAACTGGTACTTCAGGGGTTTATTGTACTTCCTTACTGTCATGCAGACCCAGTTTTGTGTAAGCGCTTAGAAGAAGTTGGCTGTGCAGCAGTAATGCCGTTGGGCGCGCCTATCGGATCCAACAAAGGCGTTGTTTCTCACGACTTCCTAGAGATCATCATCGACCAAGCCAATGTTCCAGTAGTTGTAGATGCGGGCATTGGTGCACCTTCTCATGCGGCGCGTGCGATGGAAATGGGCGCAGATGCCGTACTGGTAAATACCGCAATTGCTGCGTCGAGCGATCCCGTAGCGATGGCGAAGGCATTTAAGATGGCGGTAGAATCAGGTCGTATGGCGTATGAAGCGGGTCTTGCTGGTAAGGTGTCTCACGCTGTTGCATCGAGCCCACTGACTTCCTTTTTGGATGAGCTATAA